Proteins from one Penicillium digitatum chromosome 2, complete sequence genomic window:
- a CDS encoding Flavoprotein: MSLMTHGSGLDDATNTTVTESKMSICDNRIHLLLASTGSVATIKIANIISALSPYIHKLSIRVILTTKAKQFLAGQSAEQPTASSLISLPGVEAIYDDEAEWGPEPWHRGVDILHISLRRWADILVIAPLSANTLAKLANGFSDNLLTSVCRAWDTDGQVDGKRKRIVVAPAMNTAMWRHPVTAQHIRVLEEEWGVRKDEDKGEEVGWFEVLQPQLSKVLACGDVGSGAMLEWSEIVKVIEDRLGLSDLG; encoded by the coding sequence ATGTCTCTAATGACCCACGGCAGTGGTCTCGATGATGCCACAAACACGACTGTCACAGAATCAAAGATGTCAATCTGTGACAATCGCATTCACCTCCTCCTTGCTTCAACTGGCTCAGTCGCTACTATCAAAATAGCCAATATCATCAGCGCCCTCTCCCCTTATATTCATAAGCTCTCGATACGAGTAATCCTCACCACCAAAGCCAAGCAATTCTTAGCCGGTCAGTCCGCCGAGCAGCCCACCGCCTCGTCCCTAATTTCCCTCCCCGGCGTGGAAGCCATCTATGATGATGAGGCAGAGTGGGGACCAGAGCCTTGGCACCGCGGCGTTGATATCTTGCACATCTCTCTCCGGCGCTGGGCAGATATCCTCGTCATTGCTCCTCTTTCTGCAAACACCCTAGCCAAGCTCGCCAACGGATTTAGCGATAACCTATTGACCTCCGTATGTCGAGCCTGGGATACCGATGGCCAGGTCGACGGGAAACGAAAACGGATCGTAGTTGCACCGGCCATGAACACGGCTATGTGGCGGCATCCAGTGACAGCTCAGCATATCCGGGTGCTAGAGGAGGAATGGGGCGTTAGAAAAGATGAGGATAAGGGAGAGGAGGTAGGCTGGTTTGAGGTTCTACAGCCGCAGTTGTCTAAGGTGTTAGCTTGTGGGGACGTGGGTAGTGGCGCTATGTTGGAATGGTCCGAGATAGTCAAGGTCATTGAAGATAGGCTAGGGCTGAGTGACTTAGGGTAG
- a CDS encoding Tyrosine-protein kinase JAK2, with protein sequence MGITDSKMLLVKLSTACSNAEEKGNKQVHQVFSDRQFVDCLAKIWKTLPECSKVSIDPLGRKRIRKLSRKPKVQKISLSNELQSALGGWTDNPCSFFEEGKSTDPFELESCTIAASYEMLSETEMRSSRDTIRLRFLKVLFYHLKDRFCVSNFRPDSIAWISQRVLAAGLSADDETRTISDKIKRWASVGAKYDTLCRDLGKYNAAQDYSCLGNLFRLPDDVTDRFLLKEVPIKGEGRHKVIGSLMSRGVCSLENIETMDHLANDLFTLLWNKVESSLPFEESGKGGVFCPLKDWRTLEGTRVLRLQNWNSESSTAIEDIIHLVGTRSDASGEDHLGQNYASTQSHHHIPHNHRIRDEPGIPTENEAYPDIPQPNRSPNPSFANAAQSTVSQPLTASLQTSGVGILENQPHNQLVSTISVYSTEDMALENPRLPCQYLLNPFL encoded by the exons ATGGGCATAACTGACAGCAAAATGCTTCTGGTGAAGCTTTCAACTGCATGTTCAAACGCAGAAGAGAAAGGGAATAAACAGGTTCACCAAGTTTTTTCAGACAGGCAG TTTGTCGATTGTCTCGCCAAAATCTGGAAAACCCTGCCTGAGTGTTCAAAAGTCAGTATTGATCCTCTCGGGCGCAAACGCATCCGGAAACTCTCAAGGAAGCCAAAAGTTCAGAAAATTTCTTTATCCAATGAGTTACAATCAGCTCTCGGCGGCTGGACAGACAATCCCTGCTCCTTTTTTGAAGAGGGTAAAAGCACAGACCCTTTCGAACTCGAGTCGTGTACGATTGCAGCAAGTTATGAAATGCTATCGGAGACAGAAATGCGCAGTTCTAGGGATACAATACGTTTGCGATTCTTGAAGGTCTTGTTTTATCATTTGAAAGACCGATTCTGTGTGAGTAATTTTCGACCAGATTCTATTGCGTGGATTTCTCAAAGAGTCCTTGCGGCGGGACTGAGTGCCGATGATGAAACTCGCACTATTTCGGACAAAATCAAACGCTGGGCTAGCGTGGGAGCTAAGTATGACACGCTGTGCAGAGACTTGGGAAAATACAATGCAGCGCAGGATTATAGTTGCCTGGGTAACTTGTTCCGATTGCCTGATGATGTGACTGATAGATT CTTGTTGAAAGAAGTCCCAATCAAAGGGGAAGGCAGGCACAAGGTCATCGGGTCTTTAATGAGCCGTGGTGTCTGTAGCTTGGAAAATATAGAGACTATGGACCACCTGGCCAATGACCTCTTTACCCTGTTGTGGAATAAGGTTGAGTCGTCTCTGCCTTTCGAAGAGTCAGGAAAGGGGGGTGTATTCTGTCCTTTGAAAG ATTGGCGCACCCTGGAGGGCACTCGAGTTCTCAGACTCCAGAATTGGAATAGTGAAAGTTCAACGGCAATCGAGGATATAATTCACCTAGTTGGAACTCGATCAGATGCTTCTGGTGAAGACCACCTGGGCCAGAATTATGCGTCCACGCAATCACATCATCATATACCACACAATCATCGGATTCGTGATGAGCCTGGAATACCGACTGAGAACGAAGCCTACCCGGATATACCACAGCCTAATCGGTCACCGAACCCTTCATTTGCGAATGCTGCTCAATCTACTGTTAGCCAACCGCTTACTGCCTCGTTACAAACAAGTGGCGTGGGAATTTTGGAAAATCAACCCCATAATCAACTCGTGAGCACCATCAGTGTATATTCAACTGAAGATATGGCCCTTGAGAACCCTCGCCTACCTTGCCAATATCTGTTGAACCCATTTCTCTGA